A DNA window from Phoenix dactylifera cultivar Barhee BC4 chromosome 13, palm_55x_up_171113_PBpolish2nd_filt_p, whole genome shotgun sequence contains the following coding sequences:
- the LOC103707926 gene encoding pathogenesis-related protein 1-like yields MSPPCWNLEVESQAPAPRLFKAVLDWHNLAAKLLPDIVASAAGVHGDGSIGSVRQINFTSAMPFGYVKERLDFVDFNKLECKHSLVEGGDLGKKIESASTHFKFEKSSKGGCVCKVVTTYKPLPGVDNKDEIAKGKEAVIGGTIKAAEAYLLANPGAYA; encoded by the exons ATGAGTCCCCCGTGTTGGAACCTCGAGGTCGAGTCCCAAGCGCCCGCTCCAAGGTTGTTCAAGGCGGTCCTTGACTGGCACAACTTGGCCGCTAAGCTCCTGCCTGACATCGTCGCAAGCGCCGCCGGTGTCCATGGTGATGGTAGCATCGGGAGTGTCCGACAGATCAACTTTACCTCAG CCATGCCATTTGGCTATGTAAAGGAGCGCCTGGACTTTGTGGACTTCAACAAGCTTGAGTGCAAGCACAGCCTTGTCGAAGGCGGCGATCTCGGGAAGAAGATCGAGTCGGCCTCAACCCATTTCAAGTTCGAGAAATCCAGCAAGGGAGGGTGCGTGTGCAAGGTGGTGACAACCTATAAGCCATTACCAGGAGTTGACAACAAGGATGAGATTGCCAAGGGAAAGGAAGCAGTGATCGGGGGGACTATCAAGGCTGCAGAGGCCTACCTCCTGGCCAACCCTGGTGCCTATGCTTGA
- the LOC103707925 gene encoding pathogenesis-related protein 1-like, which yields MSLPCWNLEVESQAPAPRLFKAVLDWHNLAAKLLPDIIVSAAGVHGDGSVGSVRQINFTSAMPFGYVKERLDFVDFDKFECKHSLVEGGDLGKKIESASTHFKFEKSSKGGCVCKVVTTYKPLPGVDNKDEIAKGKEAVIGIIKAAEAYLLANPGAYA from the exons ATGAGTCTCCCGTGTTGGAACCTCGAGGTCGAGTCCCAAGCTCCCGCTCCAAGGTTGTTCAAGGCGGTCCTCGACTGGCACAACTTGGCCGCTAAGCTCCTGCCTGATATCATCGTAAGCGCCGCCGGTGTCCATGGTGATGGTAGCGTCGGGAGTGTCAGGCAGATCAACTTTACCTCAG CGATGCCATTTGGCTATGTAAAGGAGCGCCTCGACTTTGTGGACTTCGATAAGTTTGAGTGCAAGCACAGCCTGGTGGAAGGAGGCGATCTTGGGAAGAAGATCGAGTCAGCCTCAACCCATTTCAAGTTCGAGAAATCCAGCAAGGGAGGGTGCGTGTGCAAGGTGGTGACAACCTATAAGCCATTACCAGGAGTTGACAACAAGGATGAGATAGCCAAGGGAAAGGAAGCAGTGATCGGGATTATCAAGGCTGCAGAGGCCTACCTCCTGGCCAACCCTGGTGCCTATGCTTGA
- the LOC120112882 gene encoding pathogenesis-related protein 1-like — translation MSLPCWNLEVESQAPAPRLFKAVLDWHNLAAKLLPDIIVSAAGVHGDGSVGSVRQINFTSAMPFGYVKERLDFVDFDKFECKHSLVEGGDLGKKIESASTHFKFEKSSKGGCVCKVVTTYKPLPGVDNKDEIAKGKEAVIGTIKAAETYLLANPGAYA, via the exons ATGAGTCTCCCGTGTTGGAACCTCGAGGTCGAGTCCCAAGCGCCCGCTCCAAGGTTGTTCAAGGCGGTCCTCGACTGGCACAACTTGGCCGCTAAGCTCCTGCCTGACATTATCGTAAGCGCCGCCGGTGTCCATGGTGATGGTAGCGTCGGGAGTGTCAGACAGATCAACTTTACCTCGG CGATGCCATTTGGCTATGTAAAGGAGCGTCTGGACTTTGTGGACTTCGACAAGTTTGAGTGCAAGCACAGCCTGGTCGAAGGCGGCGATCTCGGGAAGAAGATCGAGTCGGCCTCAACCCATTTCAAGTTCGAGAAATCCAGCAAGGGAGGGTGCGTGTGCAAGGTGGTGACAACTTATAAGCCATTACCAGGAGTTGACAACAAGGATGAGATAGCCAAGGGAAAGGAAGCAGTGATCGGGACTATCAAGGCTGCAGAGACCTACCTCCTGGCCAACCCTGGTGCCTATGCTTGA
- the LOC103707930 gene encoding pathogenesis-related protein 1-like, with translation MSSSSWSHEIKSPVPAARLFKAAVLDWHNLAPKLVPDIIVSAAGIEGDGGVGSVRQFQFSSAMPFSYVKERLDFVDFDRFECKQSLVEGGDIGTKIESASSHFKFEQSSNGGCVCKVVATYKLLPGVEVKDEITKAKETLTGIFKAAEAYLLANPAAYA, from the exons ATGAGTTCCTCCAGTTGGAGCCACGAGATCAAGTCCCCGGTCCCTGCCGCTAGGCTGTTCAAGGCCGCCGTCCTCGACTGGCACAACCTCGCCCCTAAGCTCGTCCCCGACATCATCGTGAGTGCCGCCGGCATCGAAGGTGATGGTGGTGTTGGCAGCGTGAGGCAGTTCCAATTCTCCTCAG CAATGCCTTTTAGCTACGTGAAGGAGCGCCTGGACTTTGTGGATTTTGACAGGTTTGAGTGCAAGCAGAGCCTTGTCGAAGGTGGCGATATTGGGACCAAGATTGAGTCGGCATCTTCCCATTTCAAGTTCGAGCAGAGCAGCAATGGAGGGTGTGTGTGCAAGGTGGTTGCAACCTACAAGCTTTTACCTGGAGTCGAGGTCAAGGACGAGATAACAAAGGCAAAGGAGACACTGACCGGGATCTTCAAGGCAGCTGAAGCCTACCTCCTGGCCAACCCTGCTGCCTATGCCTGA